The following coding sequences are from one Anguilla anguilla isolate fAngAng1 chromosome 12, fAngAng1.pri, whole genome shotgun sequence window:
- the LOC118209165 gene encoding olfactory receptor 6K3-like → MRNSVKTSSLTDPSERKLQVRRAGKMRARGANGTTEQTQNANQQLDYNQSHIQQFLIAGGELGLKHFYTELSVLLLVVYLLVLIGNFMVFFAVVLETKLHTPMYIFLSSLSLTDIIITTSVLPKMISVCLLNDIAISFSGCFLQQITYLTFQVTESILLLLMCYDRYVAICNPLRYNDIINPRMCVLLSVFACIVGFLVMLPLTTYASRLTYCGNHIMFWFCDFPTVIALSCLDTTIMLFTALSIALLLTV, encoded by the exons ATGAGGAACTCTGTTAAAACGAGCAGCCTCACAGATCCCTCTGAGAGAAAGTTGCAGGTCAGACGAGCAGGCAAGATGAGAGCTCGAGGAGCTAACGGAACGACCGAGCAAACGCAAA atgccAATCAACAGCTGGACTACAACCAAAGCCACATCCAACAGTTCCTCATTGCTGGGGGAGAGCTGGGACTCAAACACTTCtacacagagctctctgttctcctcctggTGGTCTACCTTCTAGTGCTCATTGGTAACTTTATGGTTTTCTTTGCAGTGGTGCTGGAGACCAAACtgcacacacccatgtacaTTTTCCTCAGCAGTCTCTCTCTAACAGATATCATCATCACAACCAGCGTTCTCCCCAAGATGATATCGGTGTGCCTACTGAATGATATTGCCATTTCTTTCTCCGGCTGCTTCTTGCAGCAGATCACCTATTTGACATTTCAGGTTACTGAGAGCATTTTGCTTCTTTTAATGTGCTATGACCGCTATGTGGCAATTTGCAATCCTCTACGCTACAATGATATCATCAATCCCCGGATGTGTGTTCTACTCTCAGTCTTTGCTTGCATTGTTGGATTTTTAGTGATGCTTCCACTTACAACGTATGCATCAAGGTTAACTTATTGTGGGAACCACATCATGTTCTGGTTTTGTGATTTCCCTACAGTTATCGCACTGTCCTGTTTGGACACAACAATCATGCTGTTCACAGCTCTATCGATTGCTTTACTACTCACT GTatag